A single genomic interval of Bacteroidota bacterium harbors:
- the malQ gene encoding 4-alpha-glucanotransferase, with protein MSSERASGILLHPTSLPGKYGIGTLGMEARKFVDFLVKAKQKYWQILPLGPTGYGDSPYQCFSSKAGNPLLIDMDHLVELGLLEADDLPISGAWGTGRVDFGKVIDGKYPLLKKAEQNFINLHEHILKNEFIQFKQLNTSWLDDYALFMALKEKFDNKPWSEWPQEYKMRNADAIASAKIELNETIEFHKFIQCVFFNEWMSLKKYANESGIEIIGDIPIYVAMDSSDAWTNTHLFQFDVNKNPIAVGGVPPDYFSETGQLWGNPLFNWEAMANDGFAWWVDRIHTSLFMFDKVRIDHFRGFAAYWSVPFGETTAINGKWINAPGQHLFETIRYRLGDVPIIAEDLGVITPDVESLRDGFNLPGMKILQFAFDSAEANDFLPHNYIKNCVVYTGTHDNETVRGWFINAKPEDKKFALEYINGTVKGIHWDMIRAAWSSVADTAIAPMQDFLAAGSSGRMNLPGTTKDNWQWRMKNSDFKEALAKKIAAITLLYSRDVK; from the coding sequence ATGTCAAGCGAAAGAGCAAGTGGAATTTTACTTCATCCTACATCATTACCCGGTAAATATGGTATTGGCACACTCGGAATGGAAGCAAGAAAGTTTGTTGATTTTTTAGTAAAAGCAAAACAAAAATACTGGCAAATATTACCGCTTGGCCCGACAGGTTATGGTGATTCACCGTATCAATGTTTTTCTTCTAAAGCAGGTAATCCTTTATTAATTGATATGGATCATTTGGTAGAATTGGGATTGTTAGAAGCTGATGATTTACCGATTTCAGGTGCATGGGGAACAGGTCGTGTTGATTTTGGAAAAGTGATTGATGGAAAATATCCTTTGCTGAAAAAAGCAGAACAGAATTTTATAAATCTACATGAACACATATTGAAAAATGAGTTTATACAATTTAAACAACTCAATACTTCATGGTTGGATGACTATGCATTGTTTATGGCATTAAAAGAAAAGTTCGATAATAAACCCTGGAGTGAATGGCCTCAAGAATATAAAATGCGCAATGCAGATGCAATTGCTTCTGCAAAAATTGAATTAAATGAAACAATTGAATTTCATAAATTTATTCAGTGTGTATTTTTTAATGAATGGATGTCATTAAAAAAATATGCAAATGAAAGTGGAATAGAAATAATTGGTGATATACCTATTTATGTTGCAATGGATAGTTCGGATGCATGGACAAATACACATCTGTTTCAATTTGATGTAAATAAAAATCCGATTGCTGTTGGTGGTGTTCCGCCTGATTATTTCAGTGAGACAGGTCAGCTTTGGGGCAATCCATTATTCAATTGGGAAGCAATGGCAAATGATGGATTTGCATGGTGGGTAGATCGCATTCATACAAGCTTGTTTATGTTTGATAAAGTGCGTATTGATCATTTCCGTGGCTTTGCTGCGTATTGGTCAGTGCCGTTTGGAGAAACAACTGCCATTAATGGAAAATGGATTAATGCACCCGGTCAGCATTTATTTGAAACCATTCGCTATCGTCTCGGCGATGTGCCAATTATTGCAGAAGATCTTGGTGTGATTACTCCTGATGTAGAATCATTGCGTGATGGATTTAATTTACCCGGAATGAAGATTTTACAATTTGCTTTTGACAGTGCAGAAGCAAATGATTTTTTACCACATAACTATATTAAAAATTGTGTGGTATATACCGGCACTCATGATAATGAAACGGTAAGAGGTTGGTTTATAAATGCAAAACCGGAGGATAAAAAGTTTGCATTGGAATATATAAATGGCACAGTAAAAGGAATTCATTGGGATATGATTCGTGCTGCATGGAGTAGTGTTGCGGATACGGCAATTGCCCCGATGCAGGATTTTCTTGCAGCAGGCTCAAGTGGCAGAATGAATTTACCGGGAACTACAAAAGATAACTGGCAATGGCGCATGAAAAATAGTGATTTTAAAGAGGCATTGGCAAAAAAAATTGCAGCTATTACATTGTTGTATTCAAGAGATGTAAAATGA
- a CDS encoding transporter: protein MKSHSIIVLYILIVIHSVSAQELEPRAYANLPKALNAIALGYTYTKGNVILDPSIPISDLEIVSHNVSAGYMRTFSIAGKIARVQIGAPLILMNGDYVYQGADTTGARSGFGDLRMRIGMNIIGGDALAIQEFSKYEQKTIVGFSVVISAPTGQYFPDKLVNLGTNRWGFKPEIGASKRFKKVYIDLYTGVWFYTDNPNFYGGKIREQNPVFSLQAHGNYTFKNHMWLGINGNWFWGGDSSIDGYPAEFPLNNSRVGITWSTNFSPQHSVKLQFNTGAFSVAGYNYNSIGLSYQFIFF, encoded by the coding sequence ATGAAATCGCACAGCATTATTGTATTATATATTTTAATCGTTATTCATTCAGTCTCTGCACAGGAATTGGAACCCCGTGCTTACGCCAATTTACCAAAGGCATTAAATGCAATTGCATTAGGTTATACTTATACAAAAGGCAATGTAATCTTAGATCCTTCCATTCCGATTTCTGATTTGGAAATTGTTTCGCATAATGTCAGTGCAGGATACATGCGTACGTTTAGTATTGCCGGAAAAATTGCAAGAGTACAAATTGGAGCACCATTGATTTTAATGAATGGCGACTATGTATATCAAGGAGCGGATACTACAGGCGCACGTTCCGGATTTGGAGATTTGCGCATGCGGATTGGTATGAATATAATTGGAGGCGATGCATTAGCTATCCAGGAATTTTCTAAATATGAACAGAAAACAATTGTAGGATTTAGCGTAGTAATCTCTGCACCAACTGGTCAATATTTTCCTGACAAATTAGTAAATCTCGGTACTAACCGTTGGGGTTTTAAACCAGAGATTGGTGCCAGTAAACGATTTAAAAAAGTGTATATAGATTTATATACAGGAGTTTGGTTTTATACAGATAATCCAAATTTTTATGGAGGAAAAATAAGAGAACAAAATCCGGTTTTCAGTTTGCAAGCACATGGAAATTATACATTTAAAAATCACATGTGGCTGGGTATAAATGGCAATTGGTTTTGGGGCGGCGATTCTTCTATTGATGGCTATCCAGCAGAATTCCCATTAAACAACAGCCGGGTCGGAATTACTTGGTCAACTAATTTTTCACCACAACATTCAGTAAAACTGCAATTTAATACAGGTGCTTTTTCAGTGGCAGGTTATAATTATAATTCTATAGGATTGTCGTATCAGTTTATTTTTTTCTAA
- a CDS encoding NADP-dependent glyceraldehyde-3-phosphate dehydrogenase, whose amino-acid sequence MAIKELNKELPATENVWLEIFHEENAVPENAKVKFPIHQKEYLINGELRIWEGKSNTIKSPVYFKTNKSYERVTIGTTPMLSIDAAVEAVDAAYHAYDLGRGLWPTLSVKKRVDSMLRFVKAMETKREEVVRLMMWEIGKTNTDCENEFDRTIKYIYDTLDELKDMNRRSAVLEKEEGIYAQIRRSPIGPVLCMGPFNYPLNEAFATLIPAILMGNTVVFKPAKLGVLLMRPMLELFKAHFPKGVINVIYGDGKEIIGPIMATGKIDVFAFIGTSRVANIIKQYHPKANRLKSVLGLEAKNPAIILPDADLDNAVKECINGSLAFNGQRCTALKILFVHETIAQEFNNKFVAALQQLKAGMPWENDIDITPLPERNKPEYLKELVDDALAKGANIINPNGGEQALSFFYPAVLFPVNKDMRVWHEEQFGPVVPIATFRNINEPLTYMQTSPYGQQVSVFGKDSNRLAELIDPLVNQVGRVNLNCKCQRGPDLYPFNGRKDSAVSTLSVYDALRAFSIRTTVAFKDTENNKQIISNIIENRKSNFVTTDYIL is encoded by the coding sequence ATGGCTATCAAAGAATTGAATAAAGAATTGCCTGCAACAGAGAATGTTTGGCTTGAAATATTTCACGAAGAAAATGCTGTTCCCGAAAATGCAAAAGTGAAATTTCCTATTCATCAAAAGGAATATTTAATAAATGGAGAATTGCGAATTTGGGAAGGTAAGTCAAACACTATTAAATCTCCGGTATATTTTAAAACAAACAAAAGTTATGAAAGAGTAACTATTGGAACTACACCCATGCTAAGTATAGATGCTGCGGTTGAAGCAGTGGATGCGGCTTATCATGCGTATGATTTAGGCAGAGGATTATGGCCAACACTTTCCGTAAAAAAACGAGTGGATAGTATGTTGCGATTTGTAAAAGCGATGGAAACAAAACGTGAAGAAGTAGTGCGGTTGATGATGTGGGAAATTGGAAAAACAAATACGGATTGTGAAAATGAATTTGATCGCACTATAAAATATATTTATGATACACTCGACGAATTAAAGGACATGAATCGCCGCAGTGCTGTTCTGGAAAAAGAGGAAGGTATTTATGCGCAGATACGTCGCAGTCCCATAGGGCCGGTGTTATGCATGGGGCCATTTAATTATCCGTTGAATGAAGCCTTTGCAACACTTATTCCTGCGATACTTATGGGCAACACAGTTGTATTTAAGCCTGCAAAATTAGGAGTGCTTTTAATGCGCCCGATGTTGGAATTATTTAAAGCACATTTTCCAAAAGGTGTAATCAATGTTATCTATGGTGATGGTAAAGAAATTATAGGTCCTATTATGGCAACCGGAAAAATAGATGTGTTTGCTTTTATCGGAACAAGTCGGGTTGCAAATATTATTAAGCAATATCATCCGAAGGCAAACAGATTAAAAAGTGTGTTGGGATTAGAAGCAAAAAATCCTGCTATTATTTTACCCGATGCAGATTTAGATAATGCCGTTAAGGAATGTATTAATGGTTCACTTGCATTTAATGGTCAGCGATGTACGGCATTAAAAATTTTATTTGTGCATGAAACTATTGCGCAGGAATTCAATAACAAATTTGTGGCTGCATTACAACAATTAAAAGCGGGAATGCCCTGGGAAAATGATATAGATATTACGCCATTACCTGAAAGGAATAAACCGGAATATTTAAAAGAATTAGTGGATGATGCATTAGCAAAGGGTGCAAATATTATTAATCCAAATGGTGGCGAACAAGCATTAAGTTTTTTTTATCCCGCTGTATTATTTCCTGTAAATAAAGATATGCGGGTTTGGCATGAAGAACAGTTTGGTCCTGTTGTTCCGATAGCAACTTTTAGAAATATCAATGAACCACTTACTTATATGCAGACATCTCCTTACGGACAACAAGTAAGTGTGTTTGGAAAAGATTCTAATCGTCTTGCAGAATTAATTGATCCATTAGTAAATCAGGTAGGTCGTGTGAATTTAAATTGTAAATGTCAGCGTGGTCCGGATTTATATCCTTTTAATGGAAGAAAAGATTCCGCAGTATCTACGCTAAGTGTGTATGATGCATTGCGTGCATTTTCTATTCGCACAACTGTGGCATTTAAGGATACAGAAAATAACAAACAAATTATTTCAAACATCATCGAAAACAGGAAGAGCAATTTTGTTACGACGGATTATATATTATAA